The proteins below come from a single Triticum aestivum cultivar Chinese Spring chromosome 5D, IWGSC CS RefSeq v2.1, whole genome shotgun sequence genomic window:
- the LOC123122877 gene encoding protein CANDIDATE G-PROTEIN COUPLED RECEPTOR 2: protein MPRRLLEGAMALAVTPDAANSSGSGAAPGSGPLWWVSDCHGAWYSLAVMLPSLAFVGFLAWQARRSFRRLSYGRSHVVVVAYYALLWAVALLNLLWCFLQAWQCMPDRAFSWNVLSLFTKSGMLFLEVSLIAFLLQGNEASGYESLGRTFVISGAVVSADVLLKTIYVFGFGVPLFIDADQGTGGKWGLWIIHKLVLTGVYGLIVFMHHSRWKDRLPAKPAYYQYVCAMLALNGLSLFGCFLIACGAGFGLWLYNLTTVCYHALYLPLLYVTFLADFFQEEDMLLENVYYSEMKDAGFFDADWD from the exons ATGCCGAGGCGGCTCCTGGAGGGCGCCATGGCGCTGGCGGTGACGCCGGACGCCGCCAACTCGTCGGGCTCCGGCGCCGCCCCCGGGTCGGGGCCCCTGTGGTGGGTGTCCGACTGCCACGGGGCCTGGTACAGCCTGGCGGTGATGCTGCCGTCGCTGGCCTTCGTCGGGTTCCTGGCGTGGCAGGCCCGCCGCAGCTTCCGCCGGCTCAGCTACGGCCGCTCccacgtcgtcgtcgtcgcctACTACGCGCTCCTCTGGGCCGTCGCCCTCCTCAACCTCCTCTGGTGCTTCCTCCAG GCGTGGCAGTGTATGCCTGATAGGGCCTTCTCATGGAATGTGCTTTCATTGTTTACCAAATCTGGAATGTTATTCTTGGAAGTTAGTCTTATAGCATTTCTACTTCAAGGAAATGAAGCCAGTGGTTATGAGTCTCTGGGACGTACCTTTGTTATCTCTGGTGCTGTAGTTAGTGCTGATGTATTGCTCAAG ACCATATATGTATTCGGATTTGGTGTTCCTTTGTTTATCGATGCTGACCAAGGAACTGGTGGGAAATGGGGCCTATGGATTATCCACAAATTGGTGCTTACTGGAGTCTATGGCTTGATTGTTTTCATGCATCACTCAAGGTGGAAAGACAGGCTACCTG CAAAACCAGCATATTACCAGTATGTGTGTGCAATGCTGGCACTTAACGGCCTATCGCTGTTTGGCTGTTTCCTCATTGCATGTGGAGCTGGATTTGGTTTATG GCTGTATAACCTCACAACTGTCTGTTACCATGCGCTTTACCTTCCACTTCTGTATGTGACTTTCTTAGCAGACTTTTTCCAG GAGGAAGATATGCTTCTAGAGAATGTATACTACTCCGAGATGAAAGACGCCGGGTTCTTTGATGCTGACTGGGATTAA